One genomic window of Actinoplanes lobatus includes the following:
- a CDS encoding siderophore-interacting protein has translation MANRPARPCHEAVVTRVEQLTPHMVRVVVGGDALTRIQAGQFTDHYIKVLFPQAGVDYPAPFDMGLIRESMPRETWPVVRTYTVRRWAPEAGEMWVDFVVHGDEGVAGPWAARARPGDPFRFMGPGGGYAPDASADWHLIAGDESAIPAISAALERMPEGAPVQAFIEVAGPEEEQKFDCPGDAEITWLHRGGRPVGEPLVAAVRGLEFPAGRVQAFVHGEATFVRDLRRLLRVELGLPMSQLSVSGYWRRGMNEDGWQSSKAEWNAQVEREQEPATATV, from the coding sequence ATGGCGAACAGACCCGCGCGACCGTGCCACGAGGCCGTGGTCACCCGGGTGGAGCAGCTGACTCCGCACATGGTGCGGGTGGTGGTCGGCGGTGACGCTCTGACTCGGATCCAGGCCGGGCAGTTCACCGACCACTACATCAAGGTGCTCTTCCCCCAGGCCGGCGTGGACTATCCGGCGCCGTTCGACATGGGCCTGATCCGCGAGTCGATGCCGCGTGAGACGTGGCCCGTCGTGCGCACCTACACGGTCCGCCGATGGGCGCCCGAAGCCGGCGAGATGTGGGTCGACTTCGTGGTGCACGGCGACGAGGGCGTCGCCGGGCCGTGGGCGGCGCGGGCCCGGCCGGGCGATCCGTTCCGGTTCATGGGGCCGGGCGGTGGCTACGCGCCGGACGCCTCGGCCGACTGGCACCTGATCGCCGGCGACGAGAGCGCCATCCCGGCCATCAGCGCCGCCCTGGAGCGGATGCCGGAAGGTGCGCCGGTCCAGGCGTTCATCGAGGTCGCCGGGCCGGAGGAGGAGCAGAAGTTCGACTGCCCGGGCGACGCCGAGATCACCTGGCTGCACCGGGGCGGGCGGCCGGTCGGCGAGCCGCTCGTCGCGGCGGTGCGCGGGCTGGAGTTCCCGGCCGGACGGGTGCAGGCGTTCGTGCACGGCGAGGCCACCTTCGTGCGTGACCTGCGCCGGCTGCTGCGGGTCGAGCTCGGCCTGCCGATGAGCCAGCTCTCCGTCTCGGGGTACTGGCGCCGCGGCATGAACGAGGACGGCTGGCAGTCCAGCAAAGCCGAGTGGAATGCGCAGGTCGAACGCGAGCAGGAGCCCGCGACCGCCACCGTGTAA
- a CDS encoding CynX/NimT family MFS transporter: MLIKQKTHLGALVALILAAVNLRLAVTSIGPVLTEIRTGLGMSATTAGLLTSVPVVCFALIGLAAPRLARRFGAARVILGGLVLLTVGLVVRPYTGAPAPFLLFSAVALAGIALVNVLLPSIVKERFPDRVGTVTGLYSVALNIGATTAAAATVPLTGAFDGDWRLGLACWALAAVVALPPWLLLARSRSATPQDQDQTPSPVRVSRHPVAWALAVYFGMQSTSAYVIIGWLPQIYRDAGLSASLAGILFAVTSLLGVPLSFLLSAYAGRLRSQSGIAVALGLFGIAGWTGLWFSPAAAPWLWATLLGVVNAAFPLALTMIALRGRTPATVVRLSAFAQSVGYLIAIPGPIVVGLLHEVSHGWRLPLALMIALMFPQLTAGYFAGQNRQL; the protein is encoded by the coding sequence GTGCTGATCAAGCAGAAGACCCATCTCGGGGCGCTCGTCGCGCTCATTCTGGCCGCGGTCAACCTGCGGCTCGCGGTCACCAGCATCGGGCCGGTGCTCACCGAGATCCGGACCGGGCTGGGCATGAGCGCCACGACGGCGGGACTGCTCACGTCCGTACCGGTGGTCTGTTTCGCCTTGATCGGCCTGGCGGCGCCCCGCCTGGCCCGGCGTTTCGGCGCCGCGCGGGTGATCCTCGGTGGGCTCGTCCTGCTCACCGTCGGCCTGGTGGTGCGGCCGTACACCGGCGCGCCCGCCCCGTTCCTGCTCTTCAGCGCCGTGGCGCTGGCCGGGATCGCGCTGGTCAACGTGCTGCTGCCGTCGATCGTCAAGGAACGCTTCCCGGACCGGGTGGGCACGGTCACCGGCCTCTACTCGGTGGCGCTCAACATCGGCGCCACCACGGCCGCGGCGGCCACCGTGCCGCTCACCGGCGCGTTCGACGGCGACTGGCGGCTCGGTCTCGCCTGCTGGGCGCTCGCCGCGGTGGTCGCCCTGCCGCCGTGGCTCCTGCTGGCCCGCTCCCGGTCCGCGACCCCGCAAGATCAAGATCAGACCCCGTCTCCGGTACGGGTGAGCCGGCACCCGGTCGCATGGGCGCTGGCCGTGTACTTCGGCATGCAGTCCACCTCGGCGTACGTGATCATCGGCTGGCTGCCGCAGATCTACCGCGACGCCGGCCTGTCCGCCTCGCTGGCCGGCATCCTGTTCGCGGTGACGTCCCTGCTCGGCGTGCCGTTGTCGTTCCTGCTGTCCGCGTACGCCGGCCGTCTCCGCTCACAGAGCGGCATCGCGGTGGCGCTCGGCCTGTTCGGCATCGCCGGCTGGACCGGCCTGTGGTTCTCGCCGGCCGCCGCCCCGTGGCTGTGGGCCACCCTCCTCGGCGTCGTGAACGCCGCCTTCCCCCTGGCCCTCACCATGATCGCGCTGCGCGGCCGCACACCCGCCACGGTGGTCCGGCTGTCCGCCTTCGCCCAGAGCGTCGGCTACCTCATCGCCATCCCCGGCCCGATCGTGGTCGGCCTCCTGCACGAGGTCTCCCACGGCTGGCGGCTCCCCCTGGCCCTGATGATCGCCCTGATGTTCCCCCAGCTCACAGCCGGCTACTTCGCCGGCCAAAACCGCCAGCTCTAG
- a CDS encoding alpha/beta hydrolase, whose amino-acid sequence MASADSVRLQAVAANGVPDPLNPVTFPQERPPHKSVAAAPAAAPEPCWWRPDPASPAGILDEATVDGRRVWRYRPPGHTVAAGPYPLLLLLDGDLWGTLLPVAPILDNLIASGRIPPVVALLPDGADHATRSTEYACDPGHAAFLAALPSSPAGRDLAPTTDPARTVIAGQSLGGLMAAFTAVTHPDRFGNVLSQSGAFWWKSHTPGDEEAEWLAHHLAVTKRRPVHWHVEVGLDEWVTLGPNRRLRDVLLARGYPLSYAEFAGGHDRLCWRERLGSALTALLAP is encoded by the coding sequence GTGGCCTCAGCCGATTCCGTGCGGCTGCAGGCCGTCGCGGCGAACGGGGTGCCCGACCCGCTCAACCCGGTGACGTTTCCGCAGGAGCGGCCGCCGCACAAATCGGTCGCCGCGGCGCCCGCCGCCGCGCCGGAGCCGTGCTGGTGGCGGCCCGATCCGGCGTCGCCGGCCGGGATCCTGGACGAGGCCACGGTCGACGGACGCCGGGTGTGGCGCTACCGGCCGCCCGGACACACGGTCGCCGCCGGGCCGTACCCGCTACTGCTCCTGCTCGACGGCGACCTGTGGGGCACGCTGCTGCCGGTCGCCCCGATCCTGGACAACCTGATCGCCTCCGGCCGCATCCCGCCGGTGGTGGCCCTGCTCCCGGACGGCGCCGACCACGCCACCCGCTCCACCGAGTACGCCTGCGACCCCGGCCACGCCGCCTTCCTGGCCGCCCTCCCGTCATCACCCGCGGGCCGTGACCTGGCGCCGACCACCGACCCGGCCCGTACCGTCATCGCCGGGCAGAGCCTGGGCGGCCTGATGGCGGCGTTCACCGCGGTCACCCACCCGGACCGCTTCGGCAACGTACTGAGCCAGTCCGGCGCCTTCTGGTGGAAGAGCCACACCCCAGGCGACGAGGAGGCCGAGTGGCTGGCCCACCATCTAGCCGTCACCAAACGCCGCCCGGTCCACTGGCACGTCGAGGTGGGCCTGGACGAGTGGGTGACGCTGGGCCCCAACCGCCGCCTCCGCGACGTCCTGCTGGCCCGCGGCTACCCGCTCTCCTACGCCGAGTTCGCCGGCGGCCACGACCGCCTCTGCTGGCGCGAACGCCTCGGCTCCGCCCTCACCGCCCTCCTCGCCCCTTGA
- a CDS encoding isochorismatase family protein, with amino-acid sequence MLPRITPYHIPGGFSRAGGKVDWRVDPSRAALLVHDMQNYFLAPFGTADNALLSKVVDNIATLREHAARTGIPVFFSAQPGGQSREERGLLQDFWGDGPPADPHALAITEALRPAPGDVVLTKRRYSAFVGTDLADRLGSRDQLIVTGVYAHIGVLATALDAFMRGIKPFVVTDAIADFSPAHHADALRHIQTRCGVVAPTAELTADLLTPTA; translated from the coding sequence ATGCTTCCCCGCATCACCCCCTACCACATCCCCGGTGGCTTCAGCCGGGCCGGCGGCAAGGTCGACTGGCGGGTCGACCCGTCCCGGGCCGCGCTGCTCGTGCACGACATGCAGAACTACTTCCTGGCCCCGTTCGGCACCGCCGACAACGCGCTGCTGTCCAAGGTGGTCGACAACATCGCCACACTGCGGGAACACGCCGCCCGCACCGGGATCCCGGTGTTCTTCTCCGCCCAGCCCGGCGGCCAGTCCCGCGAAGAACGCGGCCTGCTCCAGGACTTCTGGGGCGACGGCCCGCCCGCCGACCCGCATGCCCTGGCCATCACCGAGGCGCTGCGCCCGGCCCCCGGCGACGTGGTCCTGACCAAGCGCCGCTACAGCGCCTTCGTCGGCACCGACCTGGCCGACCGGCTCGGCTCCCGCGACCAGCTGATCGTCACCGGCGTGTACGCCCACATCGGCGTCCTGGCCACCGCGCTGGACGCGTTCATGCGCGGCATCAAGCCGTTCGTGGTCACCGACGCGATCGCCGACTTCAGCCCCGCCCACCACGCCGACGCCCTCCGGCACATCCAGACCCGCTGCGGCGTGGTGGCCCCCACCGCCGAACTCACCGCCGACCTGCTGACCCCCACCGCCTGA
- a CDS encoding (2,3-dihydroxybenzoyl)adenylate synthase: MWPDDFAERYRKLGYWTGQTLFDLLSTAAEKFGDRDAVIDGDARVSYRSLHERALRLAAGLHDFGVRRGDRVVVQLPNTAAYFDVIFALFRLGALPVFALPAHRGAEIGYFCSHTSAVALITTDVYDGFDHRTLAPVAGTAKLIVAGDPGSHTALESLYTSSVFSLPAGPGPSDLAFLQLSGGSTGLPKLIPRTHDDYLYSVRASAEICELDPDSSYLVVLPVAHNFPMSSPGVLGVFHAGGKVVLSTTPDPARVFPLIEREQVTIAALVPPLALVWLDAAANLGTGLPSLEVLQVGGAKLLDSVAARVEPVLGCKLQQVFGMAEGLVNYTRLDDGDDVVLHTQGRPISPDDEVLVVDDSDVPVPDGTVGHLLTRGPYTIRGYWRADEHNRTAFTDDGFYRTGDLVRRLDGGYLVVEGRAKDQINRGGEKIAAEEVEDHLLTHPAVHDAAVVSVPDTYLGERSCAFVVVKDGMTAPRLRDIREHLRDRGLATFKIPDRLRVVDGFPVTGVGKTSRRELRALLRELAASKGTA, encoded by the coding sequence ATGTGGCCTGACGACTTCGCCGAGCGGTACCGCAAACTCGGCTACTGGACCGGTCAGACCCTGTTCGACCTGCTCAGCACGGCCGCCGAGAAGTTCGGCGACCGCGATGCGGTCATCGACGGCGACGCCCGGGTCAGCTATCGGTCACTCCACGAGCGCGCCCTGCGCCTCGCGGCGGGCCTGCACGATTTCGGGGTACGGCGGGGCGATCGGGTCGTGGTGCAACTGCCGAACACGGCCGCCTACTTCGACGTGATCTTCGCGCTGTTCCGTCTCGGGGCGCTGCCCGTCTTCGCCCTGCCCGCCCACCGCGGCGCCGAGATCGGCTACTTCTGCTCGCACACGTCCGCGGTCGCGCTGATCACCACCGACGTGTACGACGGCTTCGACCACCGCACGCTCGCCCCGGTGGCCGGCACCGCCAAGCTCATCGTGGCCGGCGACCCGGGTTCGCACACCGCCCTCGAATCTCTTTACACCTCTTCCGTCTTTTCGCTTCCTGCTGGTCCAGGCCCTTCCGACCTGGCGTTCCTCCAGCTCTCCGGCGGGAGCACCGGCCTGCCGAAACTGATCCCGCGGACCCACGACGACTACCTCTACAGCGTCCGGGCCAGCGCCGAGATCTGCGAACTCGACCCGGACAGCTCCTACCTCGTGGTGCTGCCGGTGGCACACAACTTCCCGATGTCGTCGCCCGGCGTCCTCGGCGTCTTCCACGCCGGCGGCAAGGTGGTGCTGTCCACCACGCCCGACCCGGCCCGGGTGTTCCCGCTGATCGAACGGGAACAGGTCACCATCGCGGCCCTCGTACCGCCGCTCGCCCTGGTCTGGCTCGACGCCGCGGCCAACCTCGGCACCGGCCTGCCCAGCCTGGAGGTCCTCCAGGTGGGCGGGGCGAAACTGCTCGACTCGGTCGCCGCCCGGGTCGAGCCGGTGCTCGGCTGCAAACTCCAGCAGGTGTTCGGCATGGCCGAAGGCCTGGTCAACTACACCCGCCTCGACGACGGCGACGACGTCGTCCTGCACACCCAGGGCCGGCCGATCTCCCCCGACGACGAGGTGCTGGTGGTCGACGACTCCGACGTCCCGGTGCCGGACGGCACCGTCGGGCACCTGCTGACCCGCGGGCCGTACACGATCCGCGGCTACTGGCGGGCCGACGAGCACAACCGGACCGCGTTCACCGACGACGGCTTCTACCGCACCGGCGACCTGGTCCGGCGGCTCGACGGCGGCTACCTGGTCGTCGAAGGCCGGGCCAAGGACCAGATCAACCGCGGCGGCGAGAAGATCGCCGCCGAGGAGGTCGAGGACCACCTGCTCACCCACCCGGCCGTACACGACGCCGCCGTCGTCTCGGTGCCGGACACCTACCTGGGCGAGCGCAGCTGCGCGTTCGTCGTGGTCAAGGACGGGATGACCGCCCCGAGACTGCGTGACATCCGCGAGCACCTGCGGGACCGCGGCCTGGCCACCTTCAAGATCCCCGACCGGCTCCGGGTGGTGGACGGCTTCCCGGTCACCGGCGTCGGCAAGACCAGCCGCCGCGAACTGCGCGCCCTCCTCCGCGAACTCGCCGCATCGAAAGGAACAGCCTGA
- a CDS encoding isochorismate synthase: MSVAVSTLDGADLLDAYQAGQSSVFVSPRGTLLAEGVHSEVNTSGLADLPEQVAAVFGTCGHPVRTVIGAVPFAPDAPARLVVPRRLRRAPVLGAAPAVPAASAARESLPPIPDPGYVAAVARAVEEIQAGVYTKVVLARALRLAAPGFDPAPVVRALAYGGAGTYTFGIDLGGGRTLLGASPELQVARHGRTVSANPLAGSIPRSTDPAEDARRAAGLLESAKDLHEHTFASEAVAEGLRPYCRNLRVPSEPTLTATPTMWHLGSRITGEIVDPDVSSLALATALHPTPAVCGTPPAAARRAIAELEPFDRGFFAGMVGWADADGDGEWAVTIRCATAGPEGLDVYAGAGIVAASDPHAELAETTAKLGTMLTALGVFNVA, translated from the coding sequence GTGTCCGTCGCAGTCTCCACCCTCGACGGAGCCGACCTGCTCGACGCCTACCAGGCCGGGCAGTCGTCGGTGTTCGTGTCGCCGCGCGGCACCCTCCTCGCCGAGGGCGTGCACTCGGAGGTGAACACGTCCGGCCTCGCCGACCTGCCGGAGCAGGTCGCGGCCGTCTTCGGAACCTGCGGGCACCCGGTCCGTACCGTGATCGGGGCCGTCCCGTTCGCGCCCGACGCGCCGGCCCGCCTCGTCGTCCCCCGGCGTCTGCGGCGTGCGCCCGTCCTCGGCGCCGCGCCCGCCGTACCGGCCGCCTCGGCCGCACGGGAGAGCCTGCCGCCGATCCCCGACCCCGGGTACGTCGCCGCGGTGGCCCGGGCGGTCGAGGAGATCCAGGCCGGCGTGTACACCAAGGTCGTGCTGGCCCGCGCGCTGCGGCTGGCGGCGCCAGGCTTCGACCCGGCCCCGGTGGTGCGCGCCCTCGCGTACGGCGGCGCCGGCACGTACACCTTCGGCATCGACCTCGGTGGCGGCCGCACGCTCCTGGGCGCCAGCCCCGAACTGCAGGTGGCACGGCACGGCCGGACCGTCTCGGCGAACCCGCTCGCCGGGTCCATCCCGCGCAGCACCGACCCGGCCGAGGACGCCCGCCGGGCTGCCGGGCTGCTGGAGTCCGCCAAGGACCTGCACGAGCACACGTTCGCCAGCGAGGCGGTGGCCGAGGGGCTGCGGCCGTACTGCCGGAACCTGCGGGTGCCGTCCGAGCCGACGCTGACCGCCACCCCGACCATGTGGCACCTCGGCTCACGGATCACCGGCGAGATCGTCGACCCGGACGTGTCCTCGCTGGCCCTGGCCACCGCCCTGCACCCGACCCCGGCCGTCTGCGGCACCCCGCCGGCCGCGGCCCGCCGGGCGATCGCCGAGCTGGAGCCGTTCGACCGCGGCTTCTTCGCCGGCATGGTCGGCTGGGCGGACGCCGACGGCGACGGCGAGTGGGCGGTCACCATCCGGTGCGCGACCGCCGGGCCGGAGGGCCTCGACGTGTACGCCGGAGCCGGCATCGTGGCCGCCTCCGACCCGCACGCCGAACTCGCCGAGACGACCGCCAAACTCGGCACGATGCTGACCGCCCTGGGAGTGTTCAATGTGGCCTGA
- a CDS encoding 2,3-dihydro-2,3-dihydroxybenzoate dehydrogenase translates to MPLDRENVPGLAGKTALVTGAGQGIGRAVAVALAGEGARVAAADRSETGVKLLADEYPGILPQVADVTSAEQVEAVVDATERLLGPLDLLVNVAGVLHMGDVVDLTDDAWAQTFAVNTTGVFHVSRAVARRMVPRRSGAIVTVSSNAAGVPRSGMSAYAASKAASTMFTKCLGLELAPYGIRCNVVAPGSTDTPMQRQLWTDGVPAPVLDGDPATFRVGIPLGRIATPEDVADAVLFLASDRARHITMHDLYVDGGATLRA, encoded by the coding sequence ATGCCCCTGGACAGGGAAAACGTGCCCGGCCTCGCCGGGAAGACCGCCCTGGTCACCGGCGCCGGGCAGGGGATCGGCCGGGCCGTCGCGGTCGCGCTGGCCGGCGAAGGCGCCCGGGTCGCCGCCGCCGACCGCTCCGAGACGGGCGTCAAGCTCCTCGCCGACGAGTACCCGGGCATCCTTCCGCAGGTCGCCGACGTCACCTCGGCCGAGCAGGTGGAAGCCGTCGTGGACGCCACCGAGCGCCTCCTCGGCCCCCTCGACCTGCTGGTCAACGTGGCCGGCGTGCTGCACATGGGCGACGTCGTCGACCTCACCGACGACGCCTGGGCGCAGACCTTCGCGGTCAACACCACCGGCGTCTTCCACGTCAGCCGGGCCGTCGCCCGGCGGATGGTCCCGCGCCGCTCCGGCGCCATCGTCACGGTCTCCTCGAACGCGGCCGGCGTGCCCCGCTCCGGCATGTCCGCCTACGCCGCGTCGAAGGCCGCCAGCACCATGTTCACCAAGTGTCTCGGCCTCGAACTGGCGCCGTACGGGATCCGCTGCAACGTGGTCGCCCCCGGCTCCACCGACACGCCGATGCAACGGCAGCTCTGGACCGACGGCGTACCCGCACCGGTCCTCGACGGCGACCCGGCCACCTTCCGGGTCGGCATCCCGCTCGGGCGCATCGCCACCCCGGAGGACGTCGCCGACGCCGTGCTGTTCCTCGCCTCCGACCGGGCGCGGCACATCACCATGCACGACCTGTACGTCGACGGCGGCGCCACCCTCCGAGCCTGA